In one window of Rathayibacter caricis DSM 15933 DNA:
- a CDS encoding C40 family peptidase, which yields MAENDTTGSPDRYRSTHPNSPRSTASFENQPPVVRARFHSEAPVARRAVPTAPARQRDVTDFVPSPAGTPRRHRGRTLGKVAIVGFAGALVATMALPAYAFSPGTDSASPFAASQADLLRQGEAQTVAVAGSVVQAAIARDGFSAEAAPPPPPPPEPEPVVEPVADTSDVETARAETAETFNSYDGASAAELAASAPTTGYSLSAVYNTALQYQGVPYVFGGADPSGFDCSGLVMYVFAQYGISMPHSAAGQAAMGTRIPVSEAQPGDLVIMPGHDGFYAGNGNILHAPYAGASVRVQPIWTSDYYIVRIPG from the coding sequence TTGGCCGAGAACGACACCACCGGCAGCCCCGACCGGTACCGCTCCACCCACCCGAACAGCCCCCGCAGCACCGCCTCCTTCGAGAACCAGCCGCCCGTCGTGCGCGCGCGGTTCCACTCCGAGGCTCCCGTCGCCCGCCGCGCGGTCCCGACCGCCCCGGCCCGTCAGCGCGACGTGACCGACTTCGTCCCCTCGCCCGCAGGCACCCCTCGCCGGCACCGCGGCCGGACGCTCGGCAAGGTCGCGATCGTCGGGTTCGCCGGCGCGCTCGTTGCGACCATGGCGCTCCCCGCCTACGCGTTCTCCCCGGGGACCGACAGCGCGAGCCCGTTCGCGGCGTCGCAGGCCGACCTCCTCCGTCAGGGCGAGGCGCAGACCGTCGCCGTCGCGGGCAGCGTCGTGCAGGCCGCGATCGCTCGCGACGGCTTCTCGGCCGAGGCGGCTCCTCCGCCCCCGCCGCCCCCCGAGCCGGAGCCCGTCGTCGAGCCGGTCGCCGACACCTCGGACGTCGAGACCGCCCGCGCGGAGACCGCCGAGACGTTCAACTCGTACGACGGAGCGTCGGCCGCCGAGCTCGCCGCGTCGGCGCCGACCACCGGGTACAGCCTCTCGGCCGTGTACAACACCGCCCTGCAGTACCAGGGCGTGCCCTACGTCTTCGGCGGAGCGGACCCGAGCGGCTTCGACTGCTCCGGTCTCGTGATGTACGTCTTCGCGCAGTACGGAATCTCGATGCCGCACTCGGCCGCGGGTCAGGCCGCGATGGGCACCCGCATCCCGGTCTCGGAGGCGCAGCCCGGCGACCTCGTGATCATGCCCGGTCACGACGGCTTCTACGCGGGCAACGGCAACATCCTGCACGCGCCCTACGCCGGTGCGAGCGTCCGCGTGCAGCCGATCTGGACGTCGGACTACTACATCGTGCGCATCCCGGGCTGA
- a CDS encoding metal-dependent hydrolase yields MIGIDTLVSYPDGATSSEGEIVHLEALEEGRWAVVLDATAAHPVDPTWPDQGPDEGILVAEGVRYRLLDCRIAAWDGRTLHLGDRLPVRLGTEGWVFVVAHVVADASALAEGQRIRVEADRARRDEFSRGHTACHLASLALNAALADFWSKPVRTDSLGSPDFDQAAIQSSLIRPSGSTDVYRLGKSLRRSGFDTARLQEALPEIEERLDALLAEWTAEDASVAVEREDELLGSRRTWRCLLAAGEASIPCGGTHVASLAQLGAVSVELSLDPVAATLTMETDAS; encoded by the coding sequence GTGATCGGCATCGACACGCTCGTCTCCTACCCCGACGGCGCCACCTCCTCCGAGGGGGAGATCGTCCACCTCGAGGCGCTGGAGGAGGGCCGTTGGGCGGTCGTCCTCGACGCGACGGCCGCTCATCCCGTCGATCCCACCTGGCCGGACCAGGGGCCCGACGAGGGCATCCTCGTGGCCGAGGGCGTGCGCTACCGACTGCTCGACTGCCGCATCGCAGCGTGGGACGGGCGCACCCTGCACCTCGGCGACCGGCTCCCGGTCCGCCTCGGCACCGAGGGCTGGGTCTTCGTCGTCGCGCACGTCGTGGCCGACGCGTCCGCGCTCGCCGAGGGGCAGCGGATCCGCGTCGAGGCCGACCGCGCCCGCCGCGACGAGTTCTCGCGCGGGCACACGGCCTGCCATCTGGCCTCGCTCGCCCTGAATGCGGCGCTCGCCGACTTCTGGAGCAAGCCGGTGCGGACCGATTCCCTCGGCAGCCCCGATTTCGATCAGGCCGCGATCCAGTCGTCGCTGATCCGCCCGTCGGGCTCGACCGACGTCTACCGGCTCGGGAAGAGCCTGCGGCGCAGCGGCTTCGACACCGCCCGGCTGCAGGAGGCTCTGCCGGAGATCGAGGAGCGGCTCGACGCCCTGCTGGCGGAGTGGACGGCGGAGGACGCCTCCGTCGCCGTCGAGCGCGAGGACGAGCTGCTCGGCTCCCGCCGGACCTGGCGGTGCCTGCTCGCCGCTGGCGAGGCGTCGATCCCGTGCGGAGGAACGCACGTCGCGAGCCTCGCGCAGCTCGGCGCCGTCTCGGTGGAGCTGTCCCTCGATCCGGTCGCGGCGACGCTCACGATGGAGACGGACGCCTCCTGA
- the serC gene encoding phosphoserine transaminase has translation MPDVTIPRELLPHDGRFGCGPSKVRHDQLAHLATEGAHLLGTSHRQAPVKNLVGRVREHLATLFDVPEGYEVLLGNGGSTAFWDSAAFSLIERRAENLTFGEFGQKFAKAASAPFLEPAHVISAPAGSRSEVEVLEGVDVYAWPHNETSTGVMAPVTRVHGDEGALTVIDATSAAGGIDFDASQADVYYFAPQKNFASDGGLWFGLFSPAAIERVERIAASGRYIPEFLSLKNAVDNSRLNQTLNTPALATLLLMESQLDWMNGNGGLAWASARTAESSSAIYDWAEASSVATPFVEVPEHRSQVVATVDFDASIDAALIAKILRANGIVDTEPYRKLGRNQLRIATFTAIEPDDVRSLLNCIDHVIERLAD, from the coding sequence ATGCCGGACGTCACCATTCCTCGCGAGCTCCTCCCCCACGACGGACGATTCGGCTGCGGCCCGTCCAAGGTGCGGCACGACCAGCTCGCGCACCTCGCGACCGAGGGCGCGCACCTCCTCGGCACGTCGCACCGGCAGGCCCCGGTCAAGAACCTGGTGGGCCGCGTGCGCGAGCACCTCGCGACGCTGTTCGACGTCCCCGAGGGCTACGAGGTCCTGCTCGGCAACGGCGGCTCGACCGCGTTCTGGGATTCGGCCGCGTTCTCGCTCATCGAGCGCCGCGCCGAGAACCTGACCTTCGGCGAGTTCGGCCAGAAGTTCGCGAAGGCCGCGTCCGCGCCGTTCCTCGAGCCGGCGCACGTGATCTCGGCCCCGGCCGGCTCGCGGAGCGAGGTCGAGGTCCTCGAGGGCGTCGACGTCTACGCCTGGCCGCACAACGAGACCTCGACCGGAGTGATGGCGCCCGTCACGCGCGTCCACGGTGACGAGGGCGCGCTCACCGTGATCGACGCGACGAGCGCCGCCGGCGGCATCGACTTCGACGCCTCGCAGGCCGACGTCTACTACTTCGCGCCGCAGAAGAACTTCGCCAGCGACGGCGGCCTCTGGTTCGGCCTCTTCTCCCCCGCCGCGATCGAGCGCGTCGAGCGCATCGCGGCGAGCGGGCGCTACATCCCGGAGTTCCTGAGCCTCAAGAACGCGGTCGACAACTCGCGCCTGAACCAGACGCTCAACACGCCCGCGCTCGCGACGCTCCTGCTGATGGAGTCGCAGCTCGACTGGATGAACGGCAACGGCGGCCTCGCCTGGGCGTCGGCGCGGACCGCCGAGTCCTCGTCCGCGATCTACGACTGGGCCGAGGCCTCGTCGGTCGCGACCCCGTTCGTCGAGGTGCCCGAGCACCGCTCGCAGGTCGTCGCCACCGTCGACTTCGACGCGTCGATCGACGCCGCGCTGATCGCGAAGATCCTCCGCGCCAATGGCATCGTCGACACCGAGCCGTACCGCAAGCTCGGGCGCAACCAGCTGCGCATCGCCACCTTCACCGCGATCGAGCCCGACGACGTCCGGTCGCTGCTGAACTGCATCGACCACGTCATCGAGCGCCTGGCCGACTGA
- a CDS encoding HNH endonuclease, with product MRTLVLNAGYEPLAVVSFKRALVLLMTEKATVIAADEGNPVHGATGDYVRPSVILLTRYVRIPSSRTVPVSRRGVLRRDNHRCGYCGMHANTIDHIQPKSRGGRDTWENLVACCHRCNNTKSDRTPAEMGWHLRTVPRVPRAGSWLVRGAERMEPEWNGYLAPAA from the coding sequence ATGCGCACTCTGGTTCTCAACGCCGGCTACGAGCCGCTCGCGGTCGTCTCGTTCAAGCGGGCACTCGTCCTGCTGATGACGGAGAAGGCGACCGTCATCGCGGCCGACGAGGGCAATCCGGTGCACGGGGCGACCGGCGACTACGTGCGGCCGTCCGTGATCCTGCTGACCCGCTACGTGCGGATCCCGAGCTCGCGGACGGTGCCCGTCTCGCGGCGCGGGGTGCTGCGGCGCGACAACCACCGCTGCGGCTACTGCGGGATGCACGCGAACACCATCGACCACATCCAGCCGAAGTCGCGGGGCGGACGGGACACCTGGGAGAACCTCGTCGCCTGCTGCCACCGCTGCAACAACACCAAGAGCGACCGCACGCCCGCCGAGATGGGCTGGCACCTGCGGACGGTACCGCGGGTGCCGCGGGCCGGCTCCTGGCTGGTGCGGGGTGCGGAGCGGATGGAACCCGAGTGGAACGGCTACCTGGCCCCTGCCGCCTGA
- a CDS encoding sensor histidine kinase, producing the protein MHQTLAERWNSISLRTKITAVTVLLLTLGLLVSGIGTMTMLKPQLISQLDRDLAVKAQLVANTLSAKGEAGLSDDDNLYVGAVYDSEGVQGDSTAIGPNDPAFPTRYTLDEALDLGDDRGTIESVNGKIEYHFVATTYSQGNQVQTLLLATSTRGVDNIMTIYLTIFLGFGVAIVVIGAMLTRLLVTTTFAPLREVERTAAAIADGDFSQRLDGTTPNTEVGRLNRSLNAMLGRIDTAFRDRARTIDQMRRFVGDASHELRTPLVSVRGYAELYRMGALQTPEAVGQAMERIEKEAIRMGGLVEDLLELARLDETKPLALAPVDLMPLARDAAMDAMASWPDRDFGVETRDDTPLETPALDDDDLTGAATQPLQTAAAGLTGPIAAAGARLARLRRRPSRVKAEEIAAGTAEPAPEEAGLPALVMAEENKIRQVLTNLIGNAVRYTPEDTPIEIGVAVDRARRLAFLEVIDHGEGIPPQIREKIFQRFWRADTSRTRETGGSGLGLAIVSSIVAAHKGRVDVVETPGGGATFRVALPLLTVGPNGESSPASV; encoded by the coding sequence ATGCACCAGACCCTGGCCGAGCGGTGGAACTCCATCTCCCTGCGGACCAAGATCACCGCGGTGACGGTCCTGCTGCTCACTCTCGGCCTCCTCGTCTCCGGCATCGGGACCATGACGATGCTGAAGCCGCAGCTCATCTCGCAGCTCGACCGCGATCTCGCCGTGAAGGCGCAGCTCGTCGCCAACACGCTGAGCGCGAAGGGCGAGGCCGGTCTGAGCGACGACGACAATCTCTACGTCGGCGCGGTCTACGACTCCGAGGGCGTGCAGGGCGACTCGACGGCGATCGGCCCGAACGACCCCGCCTTCCCGACGAGGTACACGCTCGACGAGGCGCTCGATCTCGGAGACGATCGCGGCACGATCGAGAGCGTCAACGGCAAGATCGAGTACCACTTCGTCGCGACGACCTACTCGCAGGGCAACCAGGTCCAGACGCTGCTGCTGGCCACGTCCACGCGCGGCGTGGACAACATCATGACGATCTACCTCACGATCTTCCTGGGGTTCGGAGTCGCGATCGTCGTGATCGGCGCGATGCTCACGCGCCTGCTCGTCACCACCACCTTCGCGCCGCTGCGCGAGGTCGAGCGCACCGCCGCCGCCATCGCCGACGGCGACTTCAGCCAGCGACTCGACGGCACCACGCCCAACACCGAGGTCGGGCGGCTGAACCGCTCGCTCAACGCGATGCTCGGCCGGATCGACACCGCGTTCCGCGACCGTGCGCGCACGATCGATCAGATGCGCCGCTTCGTCGGCGACGCCAGCCACGAGCTGCGCACGCCCCTGGTCTCGGTCCGCGGCTACGCCGAGCTGTACCGGATGGGCGCTCTGCAGACGCCCGAGGCCGTCGGCCAGGCGATGGAGCGCATCGAGAAGGAGGCGATCCGCATGGGCGGTCTCGTCGAGGACCTGCTCGAGCTCGCCCGTCTCGACGAGACGAAGCCGCTCGCTCTCGCCCCCGTCGACCTGATGCCCCTCGCGCGCGACGCCGCCATGGACGCGATGGCCTCGTGGCCCGACCGCGACTTCGGCGTCGAGACCCGTGACGACACCCCCCTCGAGACGCCGGCCCTCGACGACGACGATCTCACCGGAGCCGCGACGCAGCCGCTGCAGACGGCGGCCGCCGGCCTGACCGGTCCCATCGCCGCCGCCGGCGCCCGCCTCGCCCGACTCCGCCGACGCCCCAGCCGGGTGAAGGCCGAGGAGATCGCTGCGGGGACGGCCGAGCCCGCTCCCGAGGAGGCGGGACTCCCCGCACTGGTCATGGCCGAGGAGAACAAGATCCGTCAGGTGCTCACGAACCTCATCGGCAACGCCGTGCGGTACACCCCCGAGGACACCCCCATCGAGATCGGAGTCGCGGTCGACCGCGCGCGCCGCCTCGCGTTCCTCGAAGTGATCGACCACGGCGAGGGCATCCCGCCGCAGATCCGCGAGAAGATCTTCCAGCGCTTCTGGCGCGCGGACACGTCCCGCACCCGCGAGACCGGCGGCAGCGGTCTGGGGCTGGCGATCGTCTCCTCCATCGTGGCCGCGCACAAGGGCCGCGTCGACGTCGTCGAGACCCCGGGCGGCGGAGCGACCTTCCGCGTCGCCCTGCCCCTCCTCACCGTCGGCCCGAACGGTGAATCCTCCCCAGCCTCGGTCTGA
- the groL gene encoding chaperonin GroEL (60 kDa chaperone family; promotes refolding of misfolded polypeptides especially under stressful conditions; forms two stacked rings of heptamers to form a barrel-shaped 14mer; ends can be capped by GroES; misfolded proteins enter the barrel where they are refolded when GroES binds), with protein sequence MAKIIAFDEEARRGLERGLNTLADAVKVTLGPRGRNVVLEKKWGAPTITNDGVSIAKEIELDEPYEKIGAELVKEVAKKTDDVAGDGTTTATVLAQALVREGLRNVAAGADPITLKKGIEKAVKAVTAELIAGAKAIETKDEIAATASISAADPEIGAIIAEAIDKVGKEGVVTVEESNTFGTELELTEGMRFDKGYLSQYFVTDPDRQEAVFEDPYILIVNSKVSNIKDLLPVVDKVIQAGKQLLIIAEDVDGEALATLVVNKIRGIFKSVAVKAPGFGDRRKAQLQDIAILTGGQVISEEVGLKLENVTLDLLGSARKVVITKDETTIVEGSGDAEAIAGRVAQIRAEIENTDSDYDREKLQERLAKLAGGVAVIKAGAATEVELKERKHRIEDAVRNAKAAVEEGIVAGGGVALIQAGKLAFDKLELVGDEATGANIVKVAIEAPLKQIALNAGLEPGVVAAKVRELPTGHGLNAATGEYVDLIAAGIIDPVKVTRSALQNAASIAGLFLTTEVVVADKPEKNPVPAGDPTGGMDF encoded by the coding sequence ATGGCCAAGATCATTGCTTTTGACGAAGAAGCCCGCCGCGGCCTCGAGCGTGGACTCAACACTCTGGCCGACGCGGTCAAGGTGACCCTCGGCCCGCGCGGCCGCAACGTCGTGCTCGAGAAGAAGTGGGGCGCTCCCACCATCACGAACGACGGCGTCTCGATCGCCAAGGAGATCGAGCTCGACGAGCCCTACGAGAAGATCGGCGCGGAGCTCGTCAAGGAGGTCGCCAAGAAGACCGACGACGTCGCCGGCGACGGAACCACCACGGCGACCGTCCTCGCCCAGGCCCTGGTTCGCGAAGGCCTGCGCAACGTCGCGGCCGGCGCCGACCCGATCACCCTGAAGAAGGGCATCGAGAAGGCCGTCAAGGCCGTCACCGCCGAGCTCATCGCCGGCGCCAAGGCGATCGAGACCAAGGACGAGATCGCGGCGACCGCCTCCATCTCGGCCGCGGACCCCGAGATCGGCGCGATCATCGCCGAGGCGATCGACAAGGTCGGCAAGGAGGGCGTCGTCACCGTCGAGGAGTCGAACACCTTCGGCACCGAGCTCGAGCTCACCGAGGGCATGCGCTTCGACAAGGGCTACCTGTCGCAGTACTTCGTGACCGACCCCGACCGCCAGGAGGCGGTGTTCGAGGACCCCTACATCCTCATCGTCAACTCCAAGGTCTCGAACATCAAGGACCTCCTCCCCGTCGTCGACAAGGTGATCCAGGCGGGCAAGCAGCTGCTGATCATCGCCGAGGACGTCGATGGTGAGGCGCTGGCGACCCTGGTCGTCAACAAGATCCGCGGCATCTTCAAGTCCGTCGCCGTCAAGGCCCCGGGCTTCGGCGACCGTCGCAAGGCCCAGCTCCAGGACATCGCGATCCTGACCGGCGGCCAGGTCATCTCCGAGGAGGTCGGCCTCAAGCTCGAGAACGTCACCCTCGACCTCCTCGGCTCGGCCCGCAAGGTCGTCATCACCAAGGACGAGACCACCATCGTCGAGGGCTCCGGCGACGCCGAGGCCATCGCCGGTCGCGTCGCGCAGATCCGCGCCGAGATCGAGAACACCGACAGCGACTACGACCGCGAGAAGCTCCAGGAGCGCCTCGCGAAGCTCGCCGGTGGAGTCGCGGTCATCAAGGCCGGAGCGGCGACCGAGGTCGAGCTCAAGGAGCGCAAGCACCGCATCGAGGACGCCGTCCGCAACGCGAAGGCCGCCGTCGAGGAGGGAATCGTCGCCGGTGGTGGCGTCGCCCTCATCCAGGCCGGCAAGCTCGCGTTCGACAAGCTCGAGCTCGTCGGAGACGAGGCGACCGGCGCGAACATCGTCAAGGTCGCCATCGAGGCGCCGCTCAAGCAGATCGCGCTGAACGCCGGTCTCGAGCCCGGTGTCGTCGCCGCCAAGGTCCGCGAGCTGCCCACCGGACACGGCCTCAACGCCGCGACCGGCGAGTACGTCGACCTGATCGCCGCCGGCATCATCGACCCGGTCAAGGTCACCCGCTCGGCGCTGCAGAACGCTGCGTCGATCGCCGGCCTCTTCCTCACCACCGAGGTCGTCGTCGCCGACAAGCCCGAGAAGAACCCGGTTCCGGCCGGCGACCCCACGGGCGGCATGGACTTCTAG
- a CDS encoding DUF3027 domain-containing protein: MPDADGTTGDLASPEGEESLLLADTAGAAADDVTGTEGVDVSTLEVEASIVIADVSTEEDLPTPGAGTELDEPRAESDAESGLPAAVDESDVESATGGSESEADLVVDGSEPGNEDVLEDEAVEPVYELDAVLAASEERAREALADVAPPGTIGPLVATLAQGEHVVSLQFANLMRGYPGWLWTATLSRIDETEDVNVLEVELLPGEGAVLAPDWVPWTDRLADYRAAQDAAGEESDDSDEDDTDDDDDEADEDAPDSEDEFDDQVVLDDDDDDESEDDDDSDDDDDDDDDESDDDDESDDDDSDDDDDRDDDDR, encoded by the coding sequence ATGCCTGACGCCGACGGCACGACCGGCGACCTCGCGTCGCCCGAAGGGGAGGAGTCCCTCCTGCTCGCCGACACCGCCGGTGCTGCCGCGGACGACGTCACCGGCACCGAGGGAGTCGACGTGTCGACCCTCGAGGTGGAGGCGTCGATCGTGATCGCCGACGTGTCCACCGAGGAGGATCTGCCGACTCCGGGAGCCGGTACCGAGCTCGATGAGCCTCGGGCCGAGTCCGACGCGGAGTCCGGACTCCCGGCCGCCGTGGACGAGTCGGACGTCGAGAGCGCGACCGGGGGATCCGAGTCGGAGGCCGACCTCGTGGTCGACGGCTCCGAGCCGGGGAACGAGGACGTCCTCGAGGACGAGGCGGTCGAGCCCGTCTACGAGCTCGACGCCGTGCTCGCCGCTTCCGAGGAGCGGGCCCGCGAGGCGCTCGCCGACGTCGCTCCGCCTGGAACGATCGGACCGCTGGTGGCGACGCTGGCGCAGGGCGAGCACGTGGTCTCGCTCCAGTTCGCGAACCTCATGCGGGGCTACCCGGGATGGCTCTGGACGGCGACGCTGTCGCGCATCGACGAGACCGAGGACGTCAACGTGCTCGAGGTCGAGCTGCTGCCCGGCGAGGGAGCGGTGCTCGCTCCGGACTGGGTGCCGTGGACGGATCGCCTGGCGGACTACCGCGCGGCGCAGGACGCGGCCGGCGAGGAGTCGGACGACTCGGACGAGGACGACACCGACGACGACGATGACGAGGCGGACGAGGACGCTCCCGACTCGGAGGACGAGTTCGACGATCAGGTCGTGCTCGACGACGACGACGACGACGAGTCGGAGGATGACGACGACTCGGATGACGACGACGATGACGACGACGACGAGTCCGACGATGACGATGAGTCCGACGACGACGACTCCGATGACGACGACGACCGGGATGACGACGACCGCTGA
- a CDS encoding metal-dependent transcriptional regulator: MTDLIDTTEMYLRTILELEEENIIPLRARISERLSHSGPTVSQTVGRMERDGLVVVSGDRHLELTTDGRRKAIHVMRKHRLAERLLHDVIKLDWEFVHEEACRWEHVMSEQVERRLLEMLDHPTESPYGNPIPGLDELGDTPASRFADGVISLPRFVAGSTEPKRGVVRRLGEPAQVDPELLLQLKQSGVMPGAEGEFSALNGYVLVRIDGAEAGIELPNEVAAHIFLVV, from the coding sequence ATGACGGATCTGATCGACACCACCGAGATGTACCTGCGCACCATTCTGGAGCTCGAGGAGGAGAACATCATCCCCCTCCGTGCGCGCATCTCGGAGCGTCTGAGCCACTCGGGACCGACCGTCTCGCAGACCGTCGGACGCATGGAGCGCGACGGTCTCGTGGTCGTCTCCGGAGACCGCCACCTCGAGCTCACCACCGACGGGCGCCGCAAGGCGATCCACGTCATGCGCAAGCACCGCCTGGCCGAGCGGCTCCTCCACGACGTCATCAAGCTCGACTGGGAGTTCGTGCACGAGGAGGCCTGCCGCTGGGAGCACGTCATGAGCGAGCAGGTCGAGCGCCGACTCCTCGAGATGCTCGACCACCCGACCGAGTCGCCCTACGGCAACCCGATCCCGGGTCTCGACGAGCTCGGCGACACCCCGGCGTCGCGCTTCGCGGACGGCGTCATCAGCCTGCCCCGCTTCGTCGCCGGATCGACCGAGCCCAAGCGCGGAGTGGTGCGTCGTCTCGGGGAGCCGGCGCAGGTCGATCCCGAGCTGCTGCTCCAGTTGAAGCAGTCGGGCGTCATGCCGGGAGCAGAGGGCGAGTTCTCGGCCCTCAACGGCTACGTCCTCGTGCGCATCGACGGCGCGGAAGCGGGCATCGAGCTCCCCAACGAGGTCGCGGCCCACATCTTCCTCGTCGTCTGA
- a CDS encoding response regulator transcription factor, with the protein MDGPRILIVDDEPNIRDLLTTSLRFAGFAVRAVGNGAQAISAVLEEEPDLIILDVMLPDMNGFGVTKRLRSAGYTSPILFLTAKDDTEDKITGLTVGGDDYVTKPFSLDEIVARIKAILRRTMHAEEDAVIRAGELTMDQDTHEVLVGDEPVELSPTEFKLLRYLMLNPNRVLSKAQILDHVWEYDFNGDAGIVESYISYLRRKLDTHSEESLIQTKRGFGYMLKVAKA; encoded by the coding sequence ATGGACGGACCCCGCATTCTCATCGTCGACGACGAGCCCAACATCAGAGACCTGCTCACCACGAGCCTCCGCTTCGCCGGCTTCGCCGTGCGCGCGGTGGGCAACGGCGCGCAGGCCATCTCGGCCGTCCTCGAGGAGGAGCCCGACCTGATCATCCTCGACGTCATGCTCCCCGACATGAACGGGTTCGGCGTCACGAAGCGCCTGCGCTCGGCCGGCTACACCTCCCCCATCCTCTTCCTCACGGCGAAGGACGACACGGAGGACAAGATCACCGGTCTCACCGTCGGCGGCGACGACTACGTCACCAAGCCGTTCAGCCTCGACGAGATCGTCGCGCGCATCAAGGCGATCCTCCGCCGCACGATGCACGCCGAGGAGGACGCGGTCATCCGCGCCGGCGAGCTGACGATGGACCAGGACACCCACGAGGTCCTGGTCGGCGACGAGCCGGTCGAGCTCAGCCCCACCGAGTTCAAGCTGCTGCGCTACCTGATGCTCAACCCCAACCGCGTGCTCAGCAAGGCGCAGATCCTCGACCACGTGTGGGAGTACGACTTCAACGGCGATGCGGGCATCGTCGAGTCCTACATCTCGTACCTCCGACGTAAGCTCGACACGCATTCGGAGGAATCGCTCATCCAGACCAAGCGAGGATTCGGATACATGCTGAAGGTCGCGAAGGCCTAG
- a CDS encoding cold-shock protein produces MPTGKVKFYDEEKGFGFISTDDGQEVFLHASALPSGTAVKPGTRLEFGIADGKRGAQALTARVIEAPPSMVKMNRKSADDMSVIVEDTVKLLDGIGTGLKRGRYPDKAHGRKIAALLRRVADELDA; encoded by the coding sequence ATGCCTACCGGCAAGGTCAAGTTCTACGACGAGGAGAAGGGCTTCGGCTTCATCAGCACTGATGACGGCCAGGAGGTCTTCCTGCACGCTTCCGCGCTGCCCTCGGGGACCGCGGTGAAGCCCGGCACACGCCTCGAGTTCGGCATCGCCGACGGCAAGCGCGGGGCTCAGGCCCTGACCGCCCGCGTCATCGAGGCGCCCCCCAGCATGGTGAAGATGAACCGCAAGTCGGCCGACGACATGTCGGTGATCGTCGAGGACACCGTCAAGCTGCTCGACGGCATCGGCACCGGCCTCAAGCGCGGTCGCTACCCCGACAAGGCCCACGGCCGCAAGATCGCGGCGCTGCTGCGCCGGGTGGCGGACGAGCTGGATGCCTGA
- a CDS encoding WXG100 family type VII secretion target, with amino-acid sequence MTRYQTDIDAMTTMTGTAHGYMDRIQTEVSGLLAQLTGLEAVWQGQASNAFQGVVGVWRSTQAQVDEGLATITLALGTAAQQYADTEQANARLFGS; translated from the coding sequence ATGACCCGCTACCAGACCGACATCGACGCGATGACCACGATGACCGGCACCGCGCACGGCTACATGGACCGCATCCAGACCGAGGTGTCGGGGCTGCTCGCGCAGCTGACCGGGCTCGAGGCGGTCTGGCAGGGCCAGGCCTCGAACGCGTTCCAGGGCGTCGTCGGGGTCTGGCGGTCGACACAGGCGCAGGTCGACGAGGGCCTGGCCACGATCACGCTCGCACTCGGCACGGCCGCGCAGCAGTACGCCGACACCGAGCAGGCGAACGCGCGTCTCTTCGGCTCCTGA